A region from the Streptosporangium sp. NBC_01756 genome encodes:
- a CDS encoding FAD-dependent monooxygenase, protein MKNTTVLISGASIGGPALAYWLNRYGFAVTVVERAPALRLGGQAVDFKGTTHHTVLERMGILEEVRRRQTGGADQVIVDADGRRLTVMPGEFSGGDIEILRGDLAVLLYERTAGNCEYVFGDSITSLTETETGVHVTFERGAPRTFDLVVGADGIHSNVRRLAFGPESEYVKFLGYYYALADIDAGFSGAMYNEPGRMVSVGGPKAPAFFIFASEQLDYDRYDTGQQKRILLDAYRGGGWKIPELMAKVPDARDLYLDSISRVHIDRYAKGRVVLLGDAAYGNTLGGFGTGLALVGAYVLAGELAAAGGDHRTAFQNYNDVFRGYAKVARQGTAGPFLAPATPAKIRMRNWMFKRRFLMKAMLKMTDWFATDIELKDYPKLARTATPR, encoded by the coding sequence ATGAAGAACACCACGGTCCTCATCTCCGGCGCGAGCATCGGCGGCCCCGCCCTCGCCTACTGGCTGAACCGCTACGGCTTCGCCGTCACCGTCGTCGAGCGGGCACCCGCGCTCCGGCTAGGCGGTCAGGCCGTCGACTTCAAGGGCACGACCCATCACACCGTGCTGGAGCGCATGGGAATCCTCGAAGAGGTACGGCGGCGCCAGACCGGCGGGGCCGACCAGGTCATCGTCGACGCGGACGGCAGACGGCTGACGGTCATGCCGGGCGAGTTCAGCGGCGGCGACATCGAGATCCTCCGCGGTGACCTCGCCGTCCTGCTGTACGAGAGGACCGCGGGGAACTGCGAGTACGTCTTCGGTGACTCCATCACCTCGCTGACCGAGACGGAGACCGGCGTGCACGTCACGTTCGAGCGCGGCGCGCCGCGCACCTTCGACCTCGTGGTGGGCGCCGACGGCATCCACTCCAACGTCCGGCGGCTGGCCTTCGGCCCCGAGTCGGAGTATGTGAAATTCCTCGGTTACTACTACGCGCTGGCCGACATCGACGCCGGTTTCAGCGGCGCGATGTACAACGAGCCGGGCAGGATGGTGTCGGTCGGCGGCCCCAAGGCACCCGCGTTCTTCATCTTCGCTTCTGAGCAACTCGACTACGACCGCTACGACACCGGTCAGCAGAAGCGGATCCTCCTCGACGCCTACCGGGGCGGTGGCTGGAAGATCCCCGAGCTCATGGCCAAGGTGCCGGACGCGCGCGACCTCTACCTCGACTCGATCAGCCGGGTCCACATCGACCGGTACGCCAAGGGCCGGGTGGTGCTGCTCGGCGACGCCGCCTACGGCAACACCCTGGGCGGCTTCGGCACCGGACTGGCCCTCGTGGGTGCGTACGTGCTGGCCGGAGAGCTGGCGGCGGCCGGAGGGGATCACCGGACGGCGTTCCAGAACTACAATGACGTGTTCCGCGGCTACGCCAAGGTGGCCAGGCAGGGCACCGCCGGTCCCTTCCTCGCCCCGGCCACTCCGGCGAAGATCAGGATGCGGAACTGGATGTTCAAGCGCAGGTTCCTGATGAAGGCGATGCTGAAGATGACGGACTGGTTCGCCACGGACATCGAGCTCAAGGACTACCCGAAGCTCGCCCGTACCGCCACCCCGAGGTGA
- a CDS encoding SigE family RNA polymerase sigma factor, producing the protein MHPDQQRDFTEFVASRSDSLIRLAYVLTNDQHAAEDLLQTALMKTAGRWRKIRGNPEAYVRRVMYHEQVGRWRSPRWGRERVVQAIPEQPVLDRTGEVENRLTLRQALRALPVRKRAVLVLRYYEDLSESEVAKIMGCSVGTVRSQTHQAIVRLRELVGEPITLEA; encoded by the coding sequence TTGCATCCCGACCAACAACGCGACTTCACCGAATTCGTGGCCAGCCGATCGGACAGTCTGATCAGACTCGCCTACGTCCTGACCAACGACCAGCACGCCGCCGAGGACCTGCTGCAGACAGCGCTGATGAAGACCGCCGGCCGCTGGCGGAAAATCCGCGGCAATCCCGAGGCCTACGTGCGGCGGGTGATGTACCACGAACAGGTCGGCCGCTGGCGAAGTCCCCGCTGGGGCCGCGAACGAGTGGTCCAGGCAATTCCCGAGCAGCCGGTTCTCGACCGCACCGGCGAAGTCGAGAACCGGCTCACCCTGCGACAGGCGCTGCGTGCCCTGCCGGTGCGCAAACGCGCGGTGCTGGTGCTGCGCTACTACGAAGACCTCTCCGAATCGGAGGTCGCGAAGATCATGGGCTGCTCGGTGGGGACCGTCCGCAGCCAGACCCATCAGGCGATCGTCCGGCTCCGCGAACTGGTCGGCGAACCCATCACCCTGGAGGCCTGA
- a CDS encoding UTRA domain-containing protein, with translation MDRYRVDAGPQDTPRTSFTHDADITWLQYRLDKAYRWIEADTRLADLFGVKAGARVLERRFVFYAAGEPSQMSRSCLLAADVEGTAVADPHNEPWPGGNTGQLRTLGIEVDGITEETAVRMPTPDEAGMLRIGAGVPVFSVTRQTHSRGRVVEVADPIVIPGDRAVRVDRITL, from the coding sequence ATGGACCGCTACCGTGTCGACGCCGGTCCTCAGGACACTCCGCGGACCTCGTTCACCCACGACGCCGACATCACCTGGTTGCAGTATCGGTTGGACAAGGCCTATCGATGGATTGAGGCCGATACGCGCCTGGCCGACCTCTTCGGAGTCAAGGCCGGCGCCCGAGTGCTGGAGCGCCGTTTCGTTTTCTACGCCGCCGGTGAGCCCTCCCAGATGTCCCGCTCATGCCTGCTCGCCGCCGACGTCGAAGGTACGGCGGTCGCCGACCCGCACAACGAACCCTGGCCAGGCGGCAACACCGGCCAGTTGAGGACACTGGGCATCGAGGTGGACGGCATCACCGAGGAGACCGCGGTGCGCATGCCTACCCCGGACGAAGCCGGAATGCTCCGGATCGGCGCGGGCGTGCCGGTGTTCTCCGTCACCCGGCAGACGCATTCACGAGGCCGGGTGGTCGAGGTGGCGGACCCGATCGTCATCCCGGGTGATCGCGCGGTCCGGGTGGACCGCATCACGCTGTGA
- a CDS encoding winged helix-turn-helix transcriptional regulator yields the protein MTHQTVGHPARPGLPDHPHANVTEPTPSCPVEITLAVLRGRWTTLVIRELLQGDRTFTELRQALPALSDKVLSDRLAHLTQAGVLDRRRQPGWPPRVHYTLTSHGQRLGPVLQSLWNWGAQH from the coding sequence GTGACTCACCAAACGGTTGGTCACCCGGCCCGGCCGGGCCTGCCCGACCACCCTCACGCCAACGTCACCGAACCCACCCCGTCCTGTCCGGTGGAGATCACCCTCGCGGTCCTGCGCGGCCGCTGGACGACCCTGGTGATCCGTGAACTCCTGCAGGGCGATCGCACCTTCACCGAGCTCCGCCAGGCCCTGCCCGCGCTGTCGGACAAAGTCCTGTCCGACCGGCTGGCGCACCTCACCCAGGCCGGCGTGCTCGACCGCCGCCGCCAACCTGGCTGGCCGCCCCGGGTGCACTACACGCTCACCTCACACGGGCAGCGCCTCGGCCCCGTCCTCCAGTCGCTCTGGAACTGGGGCGCCCAGCACTGA
- a CDS encoding YybH family protein, with translation MTWQLAERPEDVPATFAERFNSGDAEAVAEMYESGAVFVPEPGTALTGQDLHAANGRFMGLGLPITVRPRHVYTTDDLALLIVDWVIDGTDRDGGPVHIEGTATDVARRGHDGRWRYVIDSPFGVRPDTPAA, from the coding sequence ATGACGTGGCAGCTTGCCGAACGGCCCGAGGACGTGCCCGCGACATTCGCCGAACGGTTCAACAGCGGTGACGCGGAGGCGGTGGCGGAGATGTACGAAAGCGGGGCGGTGTTCGTCCCCGAGCCGGGCACGGCGCTGACCGGGCAGGACCTGCACGCCGCCAACGGCCGGTTCATGGGTCTCGGGCTGCCGATCACCGTCCGGCCCCGGCACGTCTACACCACGGATGACCTCGCCCTGCTGATCGTCGACTGGGTCATCGACGGCACGGACCGCGACGGCGGGCCTGTGCACATCGAGGGCACCGCCACCGACGTCGCCCGGCGCGGGCACGACGGACGCTGGCGGTATGTCATCGACAGTCCCTTCGGCGTACGTCCGGATACGCCGGCCGCGTAG
- a CDS encoding flavoprotein, with the protein MSRTGKVLYVIVCAAGAAAGVGRLVAMAQDGGWTVQVVATPSALGFVDLDELEKQTGRPVRSRYRRPDEPKPPRADAIIVAPATYNTVNKFALGIADTYALGLLAEAPGLGIPVVVLPFVNSGLAARIPFRRSVEQLRAEGVCVLLGHEVSESGPSGSDEHPWKLAIAEMDRLTDPS; encoded by the coding sequence GTGAGCCGTACCGGCAAGGTCCTCTACGTGATCGTGTGCGCGGCCGGGGCCGCCGCCGGGGTCGGCCGTCTCGTCGCGATGGCCCAGGACGGAGGCTGGACCGTCCAGGTCGTCGCCACTCCGTCCGCGCTGGGTTTCGTCGACCTCGACGAACTGGAGAAGCAGACCGGCCGCCCCGTCCGCAGCCGGTACCGCCGGCCGGATGAGCCGAAACCGCCCCGAGCCGACGCGATCATCGTGGCCCCCGCGACCTACAACACCGTCAACAAGTTCGCGCTGGGCATCGCCGACACCTATGCCCTGGGCCTCCTGGCCGAGGCTCCCGGCCTGGGGATCCCCGTGGTGGTGCTGCCGTTCGTGAACAGCGGTCTCGCCGCCCGGATCCCGTTCCGCCGCAGCGTCGAACAGCTACGTGCCGAAGGCGTGTGTGTGCTTCTCGGACATGAGGTGTCCGAGTCCGGTCCTTCCGGCTCTGACGAGCATCCTTGGAAGCTCGCCATCGCGGAGATGGACCGGCTCACCGATCCGTCCTGA
- a CDS encoding pyridoxamine 5'-phosphate oxidase family protein yields MLATAGPDGPLATPVRYYHRDLTLFFTSQAGTPKLRNIQQEPRVSIGVFAPLVGQASSRGAQLFGMAEVLLPGSADFDEGMAAYRWQSDAAERGRSVLEAPRNPLVRVVADRIVYTEHWLRREGFAPRQHWSRTRVDGDEMEQPRG; encoded by the coding sequence GTGCTGGCGACTGCCGGTCCGGATGGCCCGCTGGCCACGCCGGTCCGCTACTACCACCGTGACCTGACGTTGTTCTTCACCTCCCAGGCCGGGACGCCGAAGCTGCGCAACATCCAGCAGGAGCCGCGTGTCTCGATCGGCGTGTTCGCGCCGCTGGTCGGTCAGGCCAGCTCGCGGGGCGCCCAACTGTTCGGGATGGCCGAGGTGCTGCTCCCCGGTTCCGCGGACTTCGATGAGGGGATGGCCGCCTACCGCTGGCAGTCGGATGCGGCTGAGCGAGGACGGTCGGTGCTGGAGGCGCCGCGCAACCCCCTGGTGCGGGTGGTCGCCGACCGTATCGTCTATACCGAGCACTGGCTTCGCCGGGAAGGCTTCGCACCGCGCCAGCACTGGTCACGAACCCGAGTCGACGGCGATGAGATGGAACAGCCACGCGGCTGA
- a CDS encoding multicopper oxidase family protein, with protein MRERDARGMTRRRLLGIGGALGAMAATVLTASAALARRPSITGAELRSAVPLPPPFQVPLPIPSVLAPVSTAGGVDRYAITQREVTAEILPGVRTPLWTYAGTFPGPTIEARRGRPVTVTHRNELPVPTVVHLHGGRTPAKSDGYPTDLVLPQGWQEASMPMGHDMEGMHDPQAVVTTLTRDYTFPLDQRPTLLWYHDHRMDYTAPAIWRGLAGLHLIRDDAEEALGLPSGQRELPLMIADRAFAADGSLAYPSLDPTLRRRPGVTLPYLAGVLGDVILVNGAPWPVHEVDGARYRLRVLNASNARHYELEAVTDDGRRLDLVQIGADQGLLAAPVTHRVLPIAPAERYDVIVDFSGVPVGSRVRLLNRLGSGRTRDVMAFRVARKVTDDSRIPRVLSADLPAWRRSDAVRMRDFSFRAGRMHGGHGWLIGGLPFDPARTDVTARLGDVEVWRMVADVHHPIHLHLVGFRVLSRSGRPPLPHDAGLKDTVSLRPGESVEIITRFDGYRGRYLFHCHNAEHEDMGMMANLAII; from the coding sequence ATGCGTGAGCGTGATGCGCGAGGCATGACCAGGCGGCGACTGCTGGGCATCGGCGGGGCACTCGGGGCGATGGCGGCCACTGTGCTGACGGCTTCGGCCGCGCTTGCCCGCAGGCCGTCGATCACCGGTGCCGAGTTGCGCAGTGCCGTACCGTTGCCGCCGCCCTTCCAGGTGCCGCTGCCGATCCCGTCGGTGCTGGCGCCGGTCAGCACCGCGGGCGGGGTCGACCGTTACGCGATCACCCAGCGCGAGGTGACCGCGGAGATCCTGCCCGGGGTCAGGACGCCGCTGTGGACCTACGCGGGCACCTTCCCCGGGCCGACGATCGAGGCGCGCCGCGGCCGGCCGGTCACCGTGACGCACCGCAACGAGTTGCCCGTGCCGACCGTCGTGCACCTGCACGGCGGGCGGACCCCCGCGAAGTCGGACGGCTATCCCACCGACCTCGTCCTGCCGCAGGGCTGGCAGGAGGCCTCCATGCCCATGGGCCACGACATGGAAGGCATGCACGATCCGCAGGCGGTGGTGACCACGCTGACGCGCGACTACACCTTCCCGCTGGACCAGCGGCCGACGCTGCTGTGGTACCACGACCACCGGATGGACTACACCGCGCCCGCGATCTGGCGCGGCCTGGCCGGACTGCACCTCATCCGCGACGACGCCGAGGAAGCCCTCGGCCTGCCCTCAGGGCAGCGGGAACTCCCGCTTATGATCGCCGACCGTGCGTTCGCCGCGGACGGCAGCCTCGCCTACCCCTCCCTCGACCCCACCCTGCGCCGACGGCCGGGCGTGACCTTGCCGTACCTCGCCGGCGTTCTCGGTGACGTGATCCTGGTCAACGGCGCTCCCTGGCCCGTGCACGAGGTTGACGGGGCCCGCTACCGGCTGCGCGTCCTGAACGCCTCCAACGCCCGGCACTACGAGCTCGAAGCGGTCACCGACGACGGACGCCGGCTCGACCTCGTCCAGATCGGCGCCGACCAGGGACTGCTCGCCGCGCCGGTCACCCACCGGGTCCTGCCGATCGCGCCCGCCGAACGCTACGACGTGATCGTCGACTTCTCCGGCGTCCCCGTCGGCAGCCGCGTCAGACTTCTCAACCGGCTCGGCTCCGGCCGTACTCGTGACGTGATGGCCTTCCGTGTCGCGCGCAAGGTCACCGACGACAGCCGCATCCCGCGTGTCCTGTCGGCCGATCTGCCTGCCTGGCGCCGGTCGGACGCCGTCAGGATGCGTGACTTCTCCTTCCGCGCCGGGCGCATGCACGGCGGTCACGGATGGCTGATCGGCGGGCTGCCGTTCGACCCCGCCCGCACCGACGTCACCGCCCGGCTCGGCGATGTCGAAGTGTGGCGGATGGTCGCCGACGTCCACCATCCCATCCACCTGCACTTGGTCGGCTTCCGGGTGCTCTCGCGCAGCGGCCGCCCGCCGCTGCCCCACGACGCCGGTCTCAAGGACACCGTCTCCCTGCGGCCGGGCGAATCGGTGGAGATCATCACCCGGTTCGACGGCTACCGCGGCCGCTACCTGTTCCACTGCCACAACGCCGAACACGAGGACATGGGCATGATGGCCAACCTAGCGATCATCTAG
- a CDS encoding LysR substrate-binding domain-containing protein, whose translation MLELNTLRQFLVVARLEHLSRAAEELRVAQPSLSRTIARLEGELGTPLFDRSGRLRLNETGKLFRGYVERSLGELDAGQRAVAEAGSAGAGTVRLASETFLTLTGPLAAYKRAHPSIEVELVWMPAEDMGRGLRAQDVDLCVASQPIRAEGLESVQLLDEAVGLAVPLDHPLAGRTSVSVDELADQPFVSARKGHWQRRVLERLFTANDLTPKIVCEVDELGAIAELISAGLGVGLVPGIARRGATQAPLTWVTVDHPECRRTVTLFWSADSHLSTAARLMRTTIDSWNWITGEPQERRG comes from the coding sequence ATGTTGGAGCTGAACACGCTCAGGCAGTTCCTGGTGGTGGCCAGGCTGGAGCACCTGAGCCGGGCGGCCGAGGAGCTTCGCGTCGCCCAGCCGTCGCTGAGCCGTACCATCGCCCGGCTGGAGGGTGAGCTGGGCACGCCACTCTTCGATCGCAGCGGCCGGCTCCGGCTGAACGAGACGGGCAAGCTCTTCCGCGGTTACGTCGAGCGCTCCCTCGGTGAGCTCGACGCGGGACAGCGGGCCGTCGCCGAGGCCGGCAGCGCGGGTGCGGGCACCGTGCGGCTGGCGTCGGAGACGTTCCTCACTCTCACCGGGCCGCTGGCGGCCTACAAGCGAGCCCATCCCTCCATCGAGGTCGAACTGGTGTGGATGCCGGCCGAGGACATGGGCCGCGGCCTGCGAGCCCAGGACGTGGACCTGTGTGTCGCCTCACAGCCGATCCGCGCCGAAGGGCTGGAGTCGGTTCAGCTGCTCGATGAGGCGGTGGGGCTGGCTGTGCCTCTCGATCATCCGCTGGCGGGCCGTACCTCCGTGAGTGTCGACGAGCTCGCCGACCAGCCCTTCGTCTCCGCCCGCAAGGGCCACTGGCAGCGCCGGGTCCTGGAGCGGCTCTTCACCGCCAACGACCTCACCCCGAAGATCGTCTGCGAGGTCGACGAACTCGGCGCCATCGCCGAGCTGATCAGCGCGGGGCTCGGCGTTGGTCTCGTCCCCGGCATCGCCCGGCGCGGCGCCACGCAGGCCCCCCTCACCTGGGTCACCGTCGACCACCCCGAATGCCGCCGTACGGTCACCCTGTTCTGGAGCGCCGACAGCCACCTGTCGACCGCGGCCCGCCTGATGCGCACCACGATCGACAGCTGGAACTGGATCACCGGCGAGCCGCAGGAGAGACGCGGCTGA
- a CDS encoding SDR family NAD(P)-dependent oxidoreductase has protein sequence MTTPQRRIDSGLGARSTAEDVLHGIDLSGKIAVVTGGYSGLGLETTRALARAGARVIVPARRRAAAQEAVKGIEGVEIDDLDLADLDSVRGFAERFLASGRDIDIVINSAGIMACPETRVGPGWEAQFAINHLGHYALINQLWPAIARGGARVVAVSSGAHAITGIRWDDVQFEHGYDRWQAYGQAKTANVLFAARLDVLGRDVGVRAFSVHPGSILTPLQRYLPKAEMVAAGWIDEYDNLTDPTFKTPEQGAATQVWAATSPRLTDMGGVYCEDCDIAEPADDSGGGVCGHATDPDQATRLWALSADLTGVNAFATTT, from the coding sequence ATGACGACACCTCAACGCAGGATCGACTCCGGCCTCGGCGCCCGGAGCACCGCGGAAGACGTACTGCACGGGATCGACCTATCCGGAAAGATCGCTGTCGTCACCGGCGGTTACTCGGGACTCGGTCTGGAGACGACCCGCGCGCTGGCCCGTGCCGGGGCGCGCGTCATCGTCCCCGCCCGGCGACGGGCGGCCGCTCAGGAGGCGGTCAAGGGGATCGAGGGTGTAGAGATCGACGATCTTGATCTGGCCGACCTCGACAGTGTCCGCGGATTCGCCGAGCGCTTCCTGGCATCAGGCCGGGACATCGACATCGTGATCAACAGCGCCGGCATCATGGCCTGCCCCGAGACGCGGGTGGGCCCGGGATGGGAGGCGCAGTTCGCCATCAACCACCTTGGCCACTACGCGCTGATCAACCAGCTCTGGCCGGCGATCGCACGCGGCGGGGCGCGGGTGGTCGCCGTGTCCTCCGGCGCCCACGCGATCACGGGTATCCGCTGGGACGACGTGCAGTTCGAGCATGGATACGACAGGTGGCAGGCCTACGGGCAGGCGAAGACGGCGAACGTGTTGTTCGCCGCGCGGCTCGACGTGCTCGGCCGCGACGTCGGGGTGCGGGCGTTCTCGGTGCATCCCGGCAGCATCCTCACCCCGCTGCAGCGCTACCTCCCGAAGGCGGAGATGGTCGCCGCGGGGTGGATCGACGAGTACGACAACCTGACCGATCCCACCTTCAAGACGCCCGAGCAGGGTGCGGCGACGCAGGTATGGGCAGCGACTTCCCCGCGGTTGACGGATATGGGCGGCGTGTACTGCGAGGACTGCGACATCGCGGAGCCGGCCGACGACTCGGGCGGTGGGGTGTGCGGCCATGCGACCGACCCCGACCAGGCCACGCGCCTGTGGGCGCTGTCGGCCGACCTCACCGGCGTCAACGCGTTCGCGACCACGACTTAG
- a CDS encoding leucine-rich repeat domain-containing protein has translation MPYELNAPGAGLTELPLPTGDPARLRRVDLAWNELTELPPWVGRLPRLEDLRLDGNRLRDLPDLSGLTALRALHLDGNALTRFPRSVLDLPELRTLFLYGNAIGELPEDIGRLRGLRELAVGGNHLTTVPDTLWRLTGLVSLNLAENKITEVPAAMGELTGLRMLDLGHNRLTSVPEAIGDLSGLTDYLYLSDNLFTSVPASLGRLTRLTYLNLTDNRLTELPDALGGLVALRELRLYGNRLREIPETIGRLGELRELHLMNNALIGLPASIGGLSRLRQLDLRNNAIVSLPGSIAGLSSLTHLDLRNNRLREVPDALGDLPALEKLDLRWNKLDGDPEVLHRLSLRGCVVLR, from the coding sequence ATGCCGTACGAGTTGAACGCCCCCGGTGCCGGGCTCACCGAACTCCCGCTCCCCACCGGGGACCCTGCCCGGCTACGCCGTGTCGACCTGGCCTGGAACGAGCTGACCGAACTGCCGCCGTGGGTCGGGCGGCTGCCCCGGCTGGAGGACCTCCGGCTGGACGGCAACCGGCTCCGCGACCTCCCCGACCTGAGCGGCCTCACCGCGCTGCGCGCCCTGCACCTCGACGGCAACGCGCTGACCCGCTTCCCGCGAAGCGTCCTGGACCTGCCCGAGCTGCGGACGCTCTTCCTGTACGGCAACGCGATCGGCGAGCTGCCCGAGGACATCGGGCGGCTGCGGGGGCTGCGGGAGCTGGCCGTCGGCGGCAACCACCTGACCACCGTGCCCGACACCCTGTGGCGGCTGACCGGACTCGTCTCCCTCAACCTCGCGGAGAACAAGATCACCGAAGTGCCGGCGGCCATGGGCGAGCTGACCGGGCTGCGCATGCTGGACCTGGGGCACAACAGGCTGACCAGCGTGCCCGAGGCGATCGGCGACCTGAGCGGCCTCACCGACTACCTCTACCTGAGCGACAACCTCTTCACCTCGGTCCCCGCCTCCCTGGGCAGGCTCACCCGGCTGACCTACCTGAACCTGACCGACAACCGCCTCACCGAGCTCCCCGACGCGCTCGGCGGCCTCGTCGCCCTGCGCGAGCTCCGGCTCTACGGCAACCGGCTCCGCGAGATCCCCGAGACCATCGGCCGGCTCGGCGAGCTACGCGAGCTCCACCTGATGAACAACGCCCTCATCGGCCTGCCCGCCTCGATCGGCGGGCTGTCACGGCTGCGGCAACTCGACCTCAGGAACAACGCGATCGTCTCCCTGCCCGGCTCCATCGCCGGGCTGAGCAGCCTCACCCATCTTGACCTGCGCAACAACCGTCTCCGGGAGGTGCCCGACGCCCTGGGCGACCTGCCCGCCCTGGAGAAGCTCGACCTCCGCTGGAACAAGCTCGACGGCGATCCGGAGGTCCTGCACCGGCTGAGCCTGCGCGGATGCGTCGTGCTGCGCTGA
- a CDS encoding glycosyltransferase family 2 protein: MTSGSSEIDVSVIVAVHNCRPYLDRCLTSLLIQRVSREIVVVDDGSTDGSTELLDLYAAHHRGVIRVIRQEHSGGAGRPRNVGISYARGRYVFFCDADDYLGPEALERMLAMADRNDSDIVLGKIVGHDRRAPVSMFRQSAERAPLGASAVYNSLSCFKLFRREMLELHTIRFDETLLVGEDVVFTAHAYCHADVISVVADYDCYHLVSRPDGSSIMQQEGSRDPVSWLRMIRRPIELVVAHVRPGALRDHLLRRHFRLDAFGALGGPFLAAGELQRKEIVAEVADMCDRWLTDGVRARLTVIDRNRISALQDIDRLVRLAHIESAVVRRELTELRWDGENRLVVSGRVELSALEQEGRPKLVGGALALVLRPRHGGTAPPPDVVVPVSGDCDGFTGRIDVAGLPSGVWDVQVTVECEGITRLARFGADRDGRIAQPVPRMVGGAVALPYFTRPHGNLSLDVGGHVVNVPASVRLTRTRWAAGNRLMIDGEVVVGAGTPGAHAVRHLVWRERWSGLERHEPVAVGAGGAFAVQQMVGRLGPGTWDAYLELDLGGPPARFRIEAEAVTIVPQRTWWRGLVRRSVRPYATAGKGRLSTVVRTATPRTFVRRILR; encoded by the coding sequence GTGACGTCCGGGTCATCCGAGATAGACGTCAGCGTGATCGTGGCCGTCCACAACTGCCGCCCCTATCTCGACAGATGTCTCACCTCCCTGCTGATCCAGCGGGTCAGCAGGGAGATCGTCGTGGTGGACGACGGGTCCACCGACGGCAGCACCGAGCTCCTCGACCTCTACGCCGCCCACCACCGCGGTGTCATCCGGGTCATCCGGCAGGAGCACTCCGGCGGCGCGGGCCGTCCCCGCAACGTCGGGATCTCTTATGCGCGCGGCAGATACGTCTTCTTCTGCGACGCGGACGACTACCTCGGTCCCGAGGCGCTGGAGCGGATGCTCGCGATGGCCGACCGCAACGACTCCGACATCGTCCTCGGGAAGATCGTCGGGCATGACCGCAGGGCGCCGGTCTCGATGTTCCGGCAGAGCGCCGAGCGGGCGCCCCTCGGGGCGAGCGCGGTCTACAACAGTCTGAGCTGCTTCAAGCTGTTCCGCCGGGAGATGCTGGAGCTCCACACCATCCGCTTCGACGAGACGCTGCTGGTGGGCGAGGACGTGGTCTTCACCGCCCACGCATACTGCCACGCCGACGTGATCTCGGTGGTCGCCGACTACGACTGCTACCACCTGGTCTCCCGGCCCGACGGCAGCAGCATCATGCAGCAGGAGGGGAGCCGCGACCCGGTCTCCTGGCTGCGGATGATCAGGCGGCCGATCGAGCTGGTCGTCGCCCACGTGCGGCCCGGCGCCCTCCGCGACCACCTCCTCCGGCGGCACTTCCGGCTGGACGCCTTCGGCGCCCTCGGCGGTCCCTTCCTCGCGGCGGGGGAGCTCCAGCGCAAGGAGATCGTCGCCGAGGTGGCCGACATGTGCGACCGCTGGCTCACCGACGGCGTCCGCGCCCGGCTCACCGTCATCGACCGGAACCGGATCTCCGCGCTCCAGGACATCGACCGCCTGGTACGGCTGGCGCACATCGAGTCGGCCGTGGTGCGCCGGGAGCTCACCGAGCTCCGCTGGGACGGGGAGAACCGGCTGGTCGTCTCCGGCCGGGTCGAGCTGAGCGCGCTGGAGCAGGAGGGCCGCCCGAAGCTCGTCGGCGGGGCCCTGGCCCTGGTGCTGAGGCCCCGGCACGGCGGCACCGCGCCGCCCCCCGACGTCGTGGTCCCGGTGAGCGGCGACTGTGACGGTTTCACCGGCCGCATCGACGTCGCGGGGCTGCCCTCGGGCGTCTGGGACGTCCAGGTGACCGTCGAGTGCGAGGGGATCACCCGGCTCGCGCGGTTCGGCGCCGACCGGGACGGCCGGATCGCCCAGCCGGTGCCCCGCATGGTCGGCGGTGCCGTCGCCCTCCCCTACTTCACCCGGCCGCACGGCAACCTCAGTCTCGACGTCGGGGGACACGTGGTGAACGTGCCCGCCAGCGTGCGGCTGACCCGGACGCGCTGGGCGGCCGGCAACCGGCTGATGATCGACGGGGAGGTCGTGGTGGGCGCCGGCACACCGGGGGCGCACGCCGTACGCCATCTGGTCTGGCGGGAACGCTGGTCGGGGCTGGAGCGGCACGAGCCGGTCGCGGTCGGGGCGGGAGGCGCGTTCGCGGTCCAGCAGATGGTGGGCCGGCTGGGACCGGGCACCTGGGACGCCTATCTGGAGCTGGATCTCGGAGGCCCGCCCGCACGGTTCCGGATCGAGGCGGAGGCGGTGACGATCGTGCCGCAGCGCACGTGGTGGCGGGGCCTGGTCAGGCGGAGTGTGCGGCCGTACGCCACGGCCGGGAAGGGGAGGCTCAGCACGGTGGTCCGCACCGCCACGCCCAGGACGTTCGTCAGGCGCATCCTCCGTTAA